The Dermochelys coriacea isolate rDerCor1 chromosome 19, rDerCor1.pri.v4, whole genome shotgun sequence region ATGAACAGGAGTCTATCtaataaaatacttcattttagTATTTGTTTTCCAGAAATGTCAAATCTCAGTAAAGCTGCTTCTTTTCTCCTTGGTATCttaatcctttttatttttcatgatgGGTATTGAATCATGATATTTGAATACTGTTTCCAATTTAAAGTGAGATAGAGAATCTCTTCACAACAAAACTTTTAATCATGGTCCTaaaatggttttggttttaatttaatAACTTTCACATTAGTGTCTCTCAAGGAATATACCCCAAAATACTTGTTCTCAATTTTGTATTCAGATGCTAAACAGCTTCAAAAAGGTTATCAACTAATTTTTTTAGTCATCTTTCTATAACCCTGATATACTTGCTGCTACTCATTCTTCCACATGAGGCAGTATGGCCTATTGAACTGAGCACTAGACTAGAAGCCAAGAACACTTGACCTAATCCTAGCTGGGGCACTAATGAATGCCTTGTCTAAACACCCATGGCAAGGCCTTCTATTGTGGCCTTGGGCAGGTTGCTTAATGTAACCTTTCTACCTCAGTTCCACTCTGTAAAACAGATTTGTTTGCTGCTATGGTTCATCTAGCTTCTATTTTAAGCATATGTTATTAGTTGTAAATGAGAGGCGCATAAACAAGAACTTTGTTTAGTTTATTACAAGAACATTAAAAATAACTAAGAGTTCATATTCCTTGTTAATGTCCCAGTACTATAAAGTACATTCATCACAAAAGAAAACCTTGCCCTTTTACTGTGAGTTCAGTTGATGAGATTTAGTGAATTAATAGTTTTCTatctaaaaatttaaaaatttctctgAAAGTCTCATTTCTTGCATTCATGGGCCAGATTCCAATGTGGTTTCATTATCAttcagaaatggaagagaaaTCTACTGTGAATCCACTCATAGGAGTAGGTAGATTGATGCCAACACTGTGGAAGAGAGGTCAGGAACTCTGTCCAGGGATTCTGTCACTCTGACACCTTTCTCACCTCTGGTCCCCTGCTGCCAGATCAATGGTGGTAGGTCCTATTCTCTTTCCTAGACTTGGGGTTGCCTGCCAGATTTTTCATACAAGGTTCTGTATCTTCTTCAGGGAGCCTTGGGGGTAGGCTGAATTGGTCCTGTCTGCAGAGGCAGGCTGAACTGTTGAACAAAATTGTGCTGTAGCTCCAGGCCTTGAAGGACAGTATGAtgcttttgttaaataaagtttGGTATCATCTAACTGGGCAAGACTCGAACTGTGTTCTGTTTAGGAACAGATGTGTTCTAATGGATCTCCCAACATACATCACCTATTTGTAGAACAGATAGGCTCTTTTAAAACTATTAGTCTTGAACCTTCACCAGTAATAAATTTGTTGTGAGTTTCTTAGCTGAAATAATTAGCAGAAGCTTCTAGTAATAAACTGTCTTTGGGGGTGGTTTGGGAGCTAGTTAGAGCCCTGTTGGGTTgatgtaacaacaacaaatgtattttaaaatgaagtatttGAAAATCTGCTTCTCCTGGCTTATTTTCTATGAATATTGCTTCAGAACAATGAATTGTCCTATAATCTATGTGGATACTTCCCTGGCCTTGAGTTCTCGTATTCTGTTTTGAATGACATGCTCAGTTCACTGTTAACAGCTATCTGTTCCTTATTTCCAGAGTTTGGAGGCTTTGGCTCTGTTAGTGggaaaattgaaattgaaatcaagATCAACCATGAAGGAGAAGTGAACAGAGCACGCTACATGCCCCAAAATCCATGCATCATTGCCACAAAAACTCCATCCAGTGATGTCCTGGTCTTTGACTACACCAAACACCCCTCTAAACCAGGTGTCTGTAGCTCTCCTTTGCGATAGTCCAGAGCTGAGCACAAACTCTAGTGGATAGGCCTtatgaatctgtgtgtgtgtgtgtctgtgggaaGGGTGAAACAGCCCAATAGAAGCTTAAGAGTTTGTGTGGGATACATCTTGGTTTTTAACTCTTAGAATTAAAGctgatttttgtttctcttgtaGAAGACTTCTCCAAGGAACTAGTTGATATGTGTTCTCAGTGGCTGCCTCACTGAATGCTCTGTCATGTCTTGTTTagaatctaatttttaaatatttatgtattgTCTGAGTGGGGCAACACTAGCAGTTCCTCACTAAGGCCGTGTTGGGAGTTTACCTGTTGTGGTAATGGAGGATGCTCAGTGGCCAGTTGGAAGCTGTTTTGTTTGCTAGGTGGCTAAGCTGCTGTCCTGGCTAACAGGGATGTAAAATCAGCAAACAGCCTAGGTAAAGTAGGAAGGGGGGGTAGCCTTAAAAACTAATTTGGCCTCTTTTGGGAGAAGCCAACGAAGATCATTGCTAATATCAAAATGAGTGGGTTTTGGGAACTTAATTGAAAACGGACCCTACTAATGCACTAAGGAGAATGGTGCAATGTAACCCTGTTCCTATTTTGATCAACCAGCCTGACAAATTACTTCTTGATTTACAGATTGTAGACATGGAGAAAAGACTGTCTttatgtttttacagcaccttaGCATAATGGAACCCTGGTCCAGAATTAGCTTCTCAGtaataaatgttttgaaatattaTTCCTCCTTTTAGCAGTTTAAGAAAACATTagttctaacttttttttttctttagcctTGTAGATTGTCTTGGTGCATTCTACAgcttttcttaaaaatgaaatggtCCCACTGCTGGAGAAAATGCTCAAGAGACTAAAGTGGAAATCCTGTTTAAAATGTGAAAGCAAAGCTTGAGGAAGCACTGTAGAACTTTTTCATGGTGGTCTGGGGTGGGCTTGCATGAGTGGAGTTGTTAGGAACTGAAGTTTTCTCACATTGCCTTTGCAGACCCTTCTGGAGAGTGTAACCCTGATCTGCGTCTTCGTGGACACCAAAAGGAAGGCTATGGACTATCATGGAATCCAAATCTGAGTGGGCATTTGCTTAGTGCTTCTGATGATCACGTGAGTATTGTAAATATATATAGAATGCTGTGCTTTTAGTTTAACAattgcttttttgggggtgggtggggggaagtgaggAGAGTTCCTCTATCTTAAAGATACACTTTTTCTTTAAGACCATCTGCTTGTGGGATATTAGCGCTGTTCCAAAGGAAGGTAAAGTGGTGGATGCAAAGACCATCTTTACAGGGCACACAGCAGTAGTGGAAGATGTATCTTGGCACCTGCTCCATGAATCTCTTTTTGGATCTGTTGCTGATGATCAGAAGCTCATGATGTAAGTGGGTAGTATCGTTATTTGTAAAGTTGAGaacatttccccctttcttttgaTGTTAGACAAAAGTTTATATACCATCACGTTCCCTCTCTTTGTAGTTGGGACACCCGGTCAAACAACACCTCCAAGCCCAGCCACTCTGTGGATGCTCACACAGCTGAAGTGAACTGCCTCTCTTTCAATCCCTATAGTGAGTTTATTCTGGCTACAGGATCAGCTGATAAGGTATGGTCTGTCTTGAATGTGGACAGATGACATCCTTTAAGCTCATGTTCACACAACTATATATTGCTAACTCTGGTAAAAGTATCTcttgccttttaattttatttttccttctttctgaaTAGACTGTTGCTTTATGGGATCTGAGAAACCTAAAACTGAAGCTGCACTCTTTTGAATCTCATAAAGATGAAATATTTCAGGTACAGTAAAATGGTATATTTTTATGGAATTACTTTGATTTTGTTTCCTGCAGTTGAGGGGCCTCCAACCTACTGACACCCTGCACAGcgttaaaatatattgattaaaAACTAGTCCATTTCGTTCCTTTCCTTCCACTGTTCTTATTACTAAGGATATTTGCATTAAAAATTTGTAGCGGTTTTTGACAACTTTATGCGACTCTCTCCACAGTAACTAGTTGCAGTGAGGAGCTGCAGCAGATAGTGAGCCCTTTAAATGTGGGAGAATACCAAACCTTTAAGGAGTTAAAATGATTGGGAGAAAGGAACAGGTTAGATGAGAGGTAGCTTTAATAGCCTTTTCTCAGTATCACTAGAGAGAAATGTTAGCAATACAGAGTAGAATTAAATTATTCATGGTGGTAGACAGAAACAAGGCGGTGTGCTGAAATGTCTGCAGCATGTTCATCATCTGGATTTGTCCCTCAAGGAACGCTGCACCTTCTTAGAGTACAAACTGGTGACCAGTAATGGGGATCTTCAGGATCAGTTAGAGACAGTGAGCAATTGGGAAAGCAGGACACCTTTTTTAGACAGGTTAGCATCTTCAGCATCAGAAGAGATGGCAGGTGAAGATAATTGTTCAAGAGCAGCAAAATGGAAGACAGTGATTTGAAAGAAAAGAATATGCAGGGGTTTGTTGGGTAAGATGCTTACTATCATTGAGAACTATAACAGTTtctaaataaaaggagtacttgtggcaccttagagactaacaaatttattagagcataagctttcgtgagctacagctcacttcatcggatgctaaatgcatccgatgaagtgagctgtagctcacgaaagcttatgctctaataaatttgttagtctctaaggtgccacaagtactccttttctttttgcgaatacagactaacacggctgctactctgaaaccagtttctaAATAGAACACTTGATGGCTTTTGCATGCATTGTTGGAAGATATGTGCTTAGAACCCTACACTCTTCCCTTGATCTCTGGCCCAGCTGCTGGATTAAGTAGCATTCCCAGGAATAGTTTGTCCTCCAGTTGGAGGCAATAACTCTAGTATTTGGGCTGGTATAAACAGGATTGTGGGACTTCTTCCTTTTTCCCTCTGTTCTGCTTTTTCTGTGCTCCATGTAATCTTGCCTCCTATTTCACATGAGTGCATGGTTTGTTGTCACAGATGGGAGGGAAAGCAGCCTCCTTGGGGGATGCTTACTGAAAAGCACTGCATCCTCCAAGAGAAGGAAGACTGGATGTTGCAGCTCCCTGGAGTCTGAGTACATCGCCTCATTCATGCTTTAGGCATGCCGTCATGTGTTCACAAGCCTCTCTTCCATGTAGAAGCATTATCAATGGAAAATTCATATTTTGAATTGATTCGTCTACAACTTGAAACTGGAAAATCACATTCATGAGAAAGCAGATGTAGCTCCACTAACTGTCTCATGCATCACTTCTTAAGATTAATCTCCTTTCTGATGTGCTCTTATTTGTGCAGGTTCAGTGGTCTCCTCATAATGAGACTATTTTGGCCTCCAGTGGTACTGACCGCAGGCTAAATGTCTGGGACTTGAGGTAAGTCCTAAACTGGCAGTGTTACCTGCTATTGTCTTTCCTGAATCAATTCCCTTGTGTCCTATGAAAACTGTTTACATTTTTCTCATTTCTTCTATAGTAAAATTGGAGAAGAGCAGTCCCCTGAAGATGCAGAGGATGGCCCACCAGAGCTGTTGGTAAGTTTCTCAGACCATAACACTGGATTTGATGTGCTTTCCAGCTCTACACTGTAGATCTGAATactcttttttgtattttttcctcaaTACTAGTTTATTCATGGTGGTCACACTGCAAAGATATCTGATTTCTCCTGGAATCCCAATGAACCCTGGGTAATTTGTTCTGTATCAGAAGACAATATTATGCAAGTCTGGCAAATGGTAAGTGTGTTTTGGTGATtggcatgcgtgtgtgtgtgtgggggggggggggtgtttttgtttttcattgtttggTGGCTGTGTGGGGAAATGACACTATCTCAGATCTATTGAGCAGAGTAGAATTCCCTGCTCTGATACAGACTTGCTGTGCAGTACTGAAGCTGAtttaggttttggttttttacaaacattaaagaaaCTACTTCATGTCTCTCAATTccaaaaatgggggtgggggggtagagATGATATAAACATTCCCTTCTAGTATTTGGAACCCACACATTATATTAGTGTGTATGCAAGCCAAAGGAGAAGTTGGAAACTGATGGGTCATTGTCCAAAGTGAGTGAAATGCTTACAAATGATAAATAGAATAAATGGGGCTGgggaaattaattttatattttttacataACTCCCATTAGAAGCATAGAAAAAGAAACTAGTGTGTTTAAGTGACTTATACCCTGACAATCCCTTTTTTACCTCCTGCTTATCCACCTGGAAATGAGTGGAATAACCACTTCACAGGGGCTTTGGAATGATTGTGTTGAAGTGCTTAGAGATCTTTTGAAAGGCACTGTCTGAGAGTAGAGTATGTGTTAAATGTATGGAAAagatctttttattgtttttaaaatacagtggGATTCTCGGTGATCTTCACTTACATGATTAGGGACTTGCCTCCTTAACTGTATTATGTACAAACTACAGTCTTTATAATGAGCCTTTGTTTAAGGAAATGCTGTGGAAAACATGACCATTATGAGAAGGTTGTTGTAGTTATAGTAACACTTCTGTAAATGCTAAATGGCCTTGAGGGATCTAGGGTGAGAGCTCAGTATGTGGAGATGAGCAACTGCTGGGAGTGCTCCAGTTGAATCCCTTTAACTTGGATAAATGTTGTCTTAAGTGCTTCTCCAATTCCCCATCCTCTATCTGTCTTGCAGGCTGAGAACATATATAATGATGAAGACCCTGAAGGAAGTGTGGATCCAGAAGGTCAAGGGTCCTAGATGACTGACCTTTTACTGTTTTTATAgtcctctttccctctcttcccttccagcccttATATTGATTTAACACTGGTTTTGAAACACACATAGACTTTGTGTTCAGCCTTCCTTATGTAGATACCATCAACAATGCTTTTAACTCCAACAGTGAGGACCCTAACTTAAGGGCTTGGCCCAACTGAGCTGGTACTGTGCTATAGCTCCTTGTTTAAATTTCCTACAGAAGTTGATTGTGTATTGAGCTGGCCTAAGATGCCTTCATGAAGTGGAAAAAAAACTCActtgtttttctctcttctgcttATATGCTACAGCTGCAGGTTTTCTGGTTAACCTTAACCAAGGTTTGAGGGGTGGAGCCACCTAAGTGTGTGCCTGAGATGATGCAGTTCAGATGTTGCAAGGGGTTTTAATCTGTGAGCTGTTGATAAGTGGAGagtggtgtcttttttttttttttgtcctctttgGTAAAACTCAGAATATCGGGATCATTTTAGTCTGTGTGCCAGTATTTTCAAGTGCAGATTCTGACTTCAACCAGAACTAGCGTTCTTTCCTAAATTCTGGGTTTTCACTTTCTCTTCCCCGTTTGGTGGGCAACACAGAATTTTGGATACAGTAGCTATTCCTGCAGATCATTGTTCACCACCATGTAGTTTGCTCTATTGTGTGTTCTGGAGctgttttcatattttctttcctttctgtgaaATGGTTTTTAAAACTTGGGACCACCAAGTTGTAAAGTTGTATGTTTTTACCTGACTGATGTACCACAGATGGCATGCCCAGTAATCTGAAAACACCATTTGGTAGCTGGtatatgtaaaacaaaatattaactaAATGTGGatgagcaaatttttttttttttaaggagttaGTCCTTGACCACTAGCTTCTGCACATTTCCCACTAGGGTGACCTGTTCCACCAGTAGGCTGTTACTCTCCATGACTAATTATGTGTAAGTGCTTCAGATggaataaatttgtttttctacATAAATGGTGTGCtgctttggtgtgtgtgtgtggtttttttaaagtttatcttCAGGAAAAGTGCATTCTCAAGGCGAAATTGTATCTCTTACAATAGAGGTGCTTTCTGAGCAGCAGTGTATGGAGACATTATACCTTCTAGGAGGTTCTTTAAAAGATGTGACCTGCAAATCCTGCCAGGAGAATGCTGGTGTGTAGGAGGCAGGAGTATGGCTACTCCTCCACATCAGCCTCTGGGGCTATTAGCATTGGCAGCAGTATCATGTAGCATCTTCTTTGTGCCCCCTGCAGCCAAAACATGGCTGTCGTGTTAGGGGAGGAATGAAGGGTGCTCTCTTGCCCATTCCTTCTAGAGTACATGTAGAGAGCTATCCATAATCTAGCCTTCAGAAAGTTCTTCTGTTCACACCCTCTCAAGGACAAAGTTCTAATGGCGTGGCAGCCTTGGATGGGGGGAAGAGTCCCAAACCTTGATATTCATGaggtcaaaaaataaaattcaagctTTTGTAGCATGCTTTACCTTTTTATATAAAGCTTTGTGATTCTGATTCATTCAACATTAAGGTAAAGCTTGGCCTTCAAGAAGTCATGAGCAGACTGTAGTAACCCTTTTCAGAATTACACCTGAGTCTGAATCTCCCCAGGTGCTTTGAGTGGGGCTCGCTCTACACTACAGATgctgtggtgctgctgctgtagtGCCATGGTGTAGATACTTGCTACAATGGTGGAGGGGGGGTTCTCTCTTGCTGTAGTTAGTTCACCCCTCCTACAGGCAGTAACTAGGTTGATGGAATAATTCTATTGACCTAACTGTGTCTACACAGGGGCTTAGAGGTCTAGTTAAGCCACCCTCAGGAGTGAATGTTTCACACCATATGTCAGTTTAAGTTTTAGATAGAGACCAGGTCTGGGTCTTAAATTCCTCCCCTCTAATGATTAATAGGGTGTTAGGTCTACATCCTATGATTAATGTGTGAACAAATTTACAGCTGTTTTGATTTGATCATGTGAGCATGTTGCATTCTCCCTGAGGCAGAATGTGCTTTGGGATATACAAGCAGCCTTTAAAACCTGAAACCTTACTTTCAAGGTGAGATTTTTATATAAAGTGGAAACAATTTATATGGGAACTCAGTTTATGGACCCTACTAGAACATATCACAGTACAGCAGTCACCTTTTGAGCTACACAAGAAACAATCCTGTTTACGGTACAACAACAGTTCTTTGAGGTGTTTCTTTGAAACAAAGAATAATTGGCTTTCTATATGACCCTTTCTGTGCAGGCTTATACGATCCACCTAAAAAACAAGATCAGATATGCTTTCCAAACACACAGCAAaacatttgtggcaccttagagactaacaaatttattagagcataagctttcgtgagctacagctcccttcatcagatgctgtagctcatgaaagcttatgctctaataaatgttagtctctaaggtgccataagtactccttttctttttgcaaatacagactaacccagctgctactctgaaacctagcaaaacATTTATCATTCTTCTTTATATGTTCATTGTTTAGTGCAAGTGTATTTTTCTGTGCCCTCCTGGAGGACAGCAGCTTTATTCTTTTCTACCATGCTAGAAGATCACCAGAGCAGCACCTCAAGAAATATAAACAAGCAAATGATTGTCTGGTATTCCTGACTTTAAATAGTTGCTATGCATTATTTAGGAGGGgttgaggagggagagggaaatgtaAGTGTCCACTGCAGATACCTCAGTCTTTCACACTGAGCTCCTCTGTATTtattttctgattaaaataaGGAAAGTCCATGGGTCAGTGTTGGTCGACTTTTTCTTCTGAGTTGCAAAGATGACCATAGATTTCTAAGCAGCCCCTGCAAGGGAATAAAGTAAATTTAGGCCACCAGTTCTATGAAATAATCTGGAGAGTTATGGGAGGAGGACTTTATTTATGAACACTCTAGTGCTGCAAAGTGTGCAGGAATAGCACTGGATAGCAACCAGGTTGGCCAACTAAGCATGTAGAACTGTGAGATTTGCCTCCAGAATGCAGATCAACTTATCCTTAGCACAGAGTCTGACAAACAAACTATTGCTATGGCAGAGAGGAATGGAGTTGACATGCAGGCCACAGGCAGAGGAGCAGACAACCCACACTTTCAAATGTGGGTGCCCAATTTTAGGTTTCTTATTTAGATATCTCAATCCATATTAAATGGCTTAACTTTTAGTGGTGAACACCTGCAGCATGTGTAAGTATCCAGGAATTCTGACTATTGGGCAACTTTTATTTAGGTGCAGATATGGACTTAAGAGTCTAAGATTGAtaattcacatttgaaaatgttggcctttgaAACCTGTGATTCAGAATAATCTGGCCTACATCTGTAGTGTCCTAAAGTCTTTGCTATCTGATACCCCTTCAGAGGGGTGCATATAACTAACTCCTTCTTTGGCAGTCTAAGGGAAGCATGATATTTCTCTGGAGTGAAGGAATATTTTCTGAAACTGAACAAAAGGAAAAAGTGTGGGGGAAATGAAtgctacaataaaaaaaaattactaaatacCTCCAGAGCTGGTACAACCTAAGGAAGGAGTAAGATGTTTCTAAGTGAAAACCTTGAGAAGCGAGACCAATGATTGTACTGATGCAAAtcaatgtatttttgtttgaaattctTGGCATTGTGGAACATTTCCATAACATGAGGTGTCCTGAGGAAAAATTAGCTGTAGTGGTATCTTGGCTAGAAggggaatcccccccccccccgtggataTTCTCCATCACCACAAACTAGTGCATTTCCCACACTTTTCCAAAACTGGGGCTGCCTTCAGGAAAATTGTGACCCCACTGCAATCCTTCTGTGTTGCTAAAGGTCTATCCATCTCCTCCTGCTCTCTGGTAAATACTTGAGTTCCAATCCCTCCCCTTTCTGGCTGACACTAATGGTATTGTGCCTAGTTTGTACAGTAAGTGCTTTCCATCAAAGTAGTACTGCGCTGGCCCCCGGCTTGCATAGGAACTAGGAGCCTTAGGCTCCTTCTCAACCAATGTCTAAGGCTGCCCTTGAGaactacttaaaattaaactgaCTTGTAAATAGATAGCTCCTGGTGCAGGCTGGTCATCAGCTCTTCCAATTCTTGATTCTTGTGTTGCTGAAGTTGGACCGCATTTTTCAGCTCCCTTAGCCTCTCTTCCATCTCTTCTACCTGTTCCTGTGGACAAAGAATGTCTGATGTGTAACTCTGAAACACCGTACCTGGGAGATGAAGGTTAACCAGCTCTTAGTGTTGCTTtcatggggaggggtgggagggagaggtttTGCCCTGTTTACAGCCATCAGTATAGCAGGTCTGCCTGGTTACATTATGGGTTTACACAGTTGCAGCTATACTGATGGCTAGCGCCACCCATTGATTAATTCCCCAGTATAGATAAGGAACCTAGTTTGCCTAGGGAGGAAGTTCTATTCTTGGCTGAATGTGCTAATGCATGTTCAGTAGGCTCATCTGTATGTATGGGATGTGTCTCAGCTCATAGCGCGTAAAGAAGCAATAACTGAAGTTttaaagtagcagctgtgttaatctgtattcgcaaaaagaaaaaggaggacttgtggcaccttggagactaacaaatttattttgagcgtaagctttcatgagctacagctcacttcatcgaatgtatccgatgaagtgagctgtagctcacgaaagcttacgctcaaaataaatttgttagtctccaaggtgccacaagtcctcctttttctttttgcgaataactgAAGTGTAATACAAACAGGAAAATTGTGTGTCTCAGAGATCTAATCTATTTTTATCTTAATGTAAAATTTCCAGGCACTAAAGAAGAAATTAATGGGGAAAGTATGCCCTGAGTTCTTGTGTGATGTGGAAATAGCAGGGAGATCATCTGAATCAATCTTCAGCAAGCCCTGTCCTTTCAGAAAGCTGAATGGGAAAAGAAATCTAAAATTGATGTAAAGCCATAAGCTGGTCTGGACATAGATGGCTTGACCTCTTCATAAAGAGCCTGCAGCATGTTACCTTCATGCATGATCAGGGGAACTTGCCAAAAGCTTTTCAACAGCAGCGTTCAGAAAGGCTATAGGGATTGAAATCCAAGTCCAGTTTTAGAAGCCACTGGCTGCCTTGGCTTGCTTTAATTTAGCTGAAAAGCTGTAAAGTGAAATGGGGGTAAACGTTGTGGATCATCATCTAAATGCACTCTGCAGATATTTAATTGCTTTTCCTTTCCTTACAAAATGGGGGAGAAATGCTTAACATCGGACATTTCTCTTGTCTTTATAGATAACCTGTGGCAAGGGAGGCAGCCCAATCCTGTGCAGAGTACTTGACACTGTTACTGTACTATTTAATGCAGAGGAAGTCAGCCAGGCAGTGCTTTCACTGGGTCCCAAAATGTTAGGTAAACAGCTGTATCAGGGCATTCAGAAAGGCTTTAACTTGTAAAGGAGCCCCAACTTCATTTACTAGATGGCATAGACTATTAATAGGGGTGTTAAGAAAAGCAGAGAGAACAATACTGAAAATAGTCTGCCATTATAGGCCTTGACAGTACATTCTTCCCTTTTTGAATTTTGTGGGTTCAGGTTTGGTCTCAAAAAGCATATTCCAGAAATAGAAAAAATTAGGGAAGGTGTTTAAAGACAGGGGAAGTATTTCTATAGGAAAAAATTAGAATTGGACTATTATGTTTAGAGAGGAGGTGAATATGATAAGGTATAGAAAAAGGGTCGGCTAGGGGGCTTCTGTTTAtcctctcataatacaagaacaagataaaggaaatgcagcagattttaaaatggaaaaggaaacttgcacaactCATTGAACACTGCTAAGAGTGTGGCAAAGAACTTAGTAAGATTCAGAGAAGGAATAGTCATTTATCTGAGTAATATCTGCTATTGCACCAACTGGGATAAAAAATGTTTAAGAGGCATAAACTGTCACATTTCAGGGCATAAATCAACTATTAGCTGCATTTGCTTAGAAAGAAATTCCCTCTCCTTTCCATTCCCCAGAGCAGGTTGTTGCATAAGTAGCCATAATGAAGGTTTATAGCTTTCTTTAAAGCTTCTTCTAATGTTGGCAATTGGAGGACACCGGACACTAGACTGGATGGGACGTTAGTCTAATCCAGTATGGAAATTTGGAGGAAAATCATTTTTCTCTCTAGGTGGGGGAAAATGGCACAATTGAAACAATTGAGAGGGGTCTATAGCTCTTCCCATCAACATCAGTAGTTTAGTATTAACACTGTGTTTGGCTTAGGCATTTATAATGGTGCCAAACATCTCCACAACTGGTCCTTTGTGTTACTCAAACCAGTTGCTAGCAAAGGCTTAAATTTTCAAGATAATTGACATCCACTCTCTGGCTTTGCCAATGATGGACCAGTGAGGGCAATTCCAATGTGTCTTACACAGCAGCCTGAAGCTCACCAAGTTAGCAGCCCAGTGTCTTGACAACAAGGTGACAAGATAAATAACAGGTGTAAACCATTTAAGGCTTTATAAACTAACCAGCACCTGGGACTAATCCCAGAAGCAGATAGGGTACTCTGAACACTAGTGTCTTCATAGAAGCTCGCTTGTTATAAGAGGAGCTGCTGTATTCAGCACAAAGTAAAGCTAATAGGTGCTTCTCGGGCAGCCCCAGGCAGAAATGTGATGTGCTGCAAGTTGAACTTTTTGGATACATCTCTTTGTTTCTGAGGTGCTTATCTCTGTGGTATTTGAATATGCATGTCTCTAAGGCAGAAATAAATCTGCAGGTGTGTTACATATCTGTAAGctagtgtgtgtctgtatgttgGATATGCAGTAGTGTTGTATTCCTGTTGGTCCCACTTTATGCCTGTGTATACATAGACATGTTCTCCTGGGACAAATCTAAATAGagagagggccagatcctctggtgGTGTTAATTGGTGttgcttcattgaagtcaatggagtttcactgAATTATACAGAGGATCTGTTTCATTGTGTCACATAAGTCAGTCAAAGcttggaggcttttaaaaaaacaaactttta contains the following coding sequences:
- the RBBP4 gene encoding histone-binding protein RBBP4 isoform X1 codes for the protein MARRARGAGAARSGQETIERRLAGTEGGEEPAGRTACTGAMADKEAFDDAVEERVINEEYKIWKKNTPFLYDLVMTHALEWPSLTAQWLPDVTRPEGKDFSIHRLVLGTHTSDEQNHLVIASVQLPNDDAQFDASHYDSEKGEFGGFGSVSGKIEIEIKINHEGEVNRARYMPQNPCIIATKTPSSDVLVFDYTKHPSKPDPSGECNPDLRLRGHQKEGYGLSWNPNLSGHLLSASDDHIHFFFKTICLWDISAVPKEGKVVDAKTIFTGHTAVVEDVSWHLLHESLFGSVADDQKLMIWDTRSNNTSKPSHSVDAHTAEVNCLSFNPYSEFILATGSADKTVALWDLRNLKLKLHSFESHKDEIFQVQWSPHNETILASSGTDRRLNVWDLSKIGEEQSPEDAEDGPPELLFIHGGHTAKISDFSWNPNEPWVICSVSEDNIMQVWQMAENIYNDEDPEGSVDPEGQGS
- the RBBP4 gene encoding histone-binding protein RBBP4 isoform X3; protein product: MARRARGAGAARSGQETIERRLAGTEGGEEPAGRTACTGAMADKEAFDDAVEERVINEEYKIWKKNTPFLYDLVMTHALEWPSLTAQWLPDVTRPEGKDFSIHRLVLGTHTSDEQNHLVIASVQLPNDDAQFDASHYDSEKGEFGGFGSVSGKIEIEIKINHEGEVNRARYMPQNPCIIATKTPSSDVLVFDYTKHPSKPDPSGECNPDLRLRGHQKEGYGLSWNPNLSGHLLSASDDHTICLWDISAVPKEGKVVDAKTIFTGHTAVVEDVSWHLLHESLFGSVADDQKLMIWDTRSNNTSKPSHSVDAHTAEVNCLSFNPYSEFILATGSADKTVALWDLRNLKLKLHSFESHKDEIFQVQWSPHNETILASSGTDRRLNVWDLSKIGEEQSPEDAEDGPPELLFIHGGHTAKISDFSWNPNEPWVICSVSEDNIMQVWQMAENIYNDEDPEGSVDPEGQGS
- the RBBP4 gene encoding histone-binding protein RBBP4 isoform X4, with amino-acid sequence MARRARGAGAARSGQETIERRLAGTEGGEEPAGRTACTGAMADKEAAFDDAVEERVINEEYKIWKKNTPFLYDLVMTHALEWPSLTAQWLPDVTRPEGKDFSIHRLVLGTHTSDEQNHLVIASVQLPNDDAQFDASHYDSEKGEFGGFGSVSGKIEIEIKINHEGEVNRARYMPQNPCIIATKTPSSDVLVFDYTKHPSKPDPSGECNPDLRLRGHQKEGYGLSWNPNLSGHLLSASDDHIHFFFKTICLWDISAVPKEGKVVDAKTIFTGHTAVVEDVSWHLLHESLFGSVADDQKLMIWDTRSNNTSKPSHSVDAHTAEVNCLSFNPYSEFILATGSADKTVALWDLRNLKLKLHSFESHKDEIFQVQWSPHNETILASSGTDRRLNVWDLSKIGEEQSPEDAEDGPPELLFIHGGHTAKISDFSWNPNEPWVICSVSEDNIMQVWQMAENIYNDEDPEGSVDPEGQGS
- the RBBP4 gene encoding histone-binding protein RBBP4 isoform X2 — protein: MARRARGAGAARSGQETIERRLAGTEGGEEPAGRTACTGAMADKEAAFDDAVEERVINEEYKIWKKNTPFLYDLVMTHALEWPSLTAQWLPDVTRPEGKDFSIHRLVLGTHTSDEQNHLVIASVQLPNDDAQFDASHYDSEKGEFGGFGSVSGKIEIEIKINHEGEVNRARYMPQNPCIIATKTPSSDVLVFDYTKHPSKPDPSGECNPDLRLRGHQKEGYGLSWNPNLSGHLLSASDDHTICLWDISAVPKEGKVVDAKTIFTGHTAVVEDVSWHLLHESLFGSVADDQKLMIWDTRSNNTSKPSHSVDAHTAEVNCLSFNPYSEFILATGSADKTVALWDLRNLKLKLHSFESHKDEIFQVQWSPHNETILASSGTDRRLNVWDLSKIGEEQSPEDAEDGPPELLFIHGGHTAKISDFSWNPNEPWVICSVSEDNIMQVWQMAENIYNDEDPEGSVDPEGQGS